The following are encoded in a window of Bdellovibrio svalbardensis genomic DNA:
- the aroC gene encoding chorismate synthase has protein sequence MSANQFGSRFVITSFGESHGTALGVLIDGCPAGVTFDEALLKKELERRRPGHHGAGAGQVVGQVVSGRAETDAAEVLSGVFEGKTLGTPIAMIVRNQDARSEDYAQIQKAPRAGHADDMWKNKFGHSDHRGGGRSSGRETVSRVMAGSVAQMMMAHVSAPTKVIGYASQIGSYELTPDERVRVTQNHIDSYQARFPSVRHNEIAEMLKKAQESGESYGGVAEILVQNPPANLGQPVFHKLKSDLAQAFLSVGAANGFELGLGFESAAVQGTSFHQGSQEAYGGIRGGISTGESILLRVSFKPTSSILDVAKKGRHDPCIVTRAIPVLEAMTWLVLADHYLWSKTDRI, from the coding sequence ATGAGTGCAAATCAATTTGGTTCCCGTTTTGTGATCACCTCTTTTGGTGAAAGCCATGGAACTGCTTTAGGCGTATTGATTGATGGTTGTCCAGCGGGAGTCACATTTGATGAGGCACTTCTGAAGAAGGAACTTGAGCGTCGCAGGCCGGGCCATCATGGGGCCGGAGCTGGGCAAGTTGTCGGGCAAGTCGTTTCTGGCAGAGCGGAGACCGATGCCGCAGAAGTATTGAGCGGAGTCTTCGAGGGAAAAACCCTGGGAACACCGATTGCGATGATCGTGAGAAATCAAGATGCGCGTTCCGAAGACTATGCACAAATTCAGAAGGCACCGCGAGCAGGGCATGCTGATGATATGTGGAAGAATAAATTCGGTCACAGTGATCATCGCGGTGGCGGTCGTTCTTCAGGCCGAGAAACAGTTTCACGTGTGATGGCCGGATCAGTGGCGCAAATGATGATGGCGCATGTAAGTGCACCAACAAAAGTCATTGGTTACGCCTCTCAGATTGGTTCTTACGAATTGACGCCCGACGAACGTGTTCGTGTGACGCAAAATCATATTGATTCCTATCAGGCGCGTTTTCCCTCTGTTCGTCACAATGAAATTGCGGAAATGCTAAAAAAAGCTCAAGAGTCAGGTGAAAGTTATGGCGGAGTGGCCGAGATCTTGGTGCAAAATCCTCCCGCAAATTTGGGACAGCCGGTATTTCATAAATTGAAATCGGATTTAGCCCAGGCTTTCTTGAGTGTGGGTGCCGCCAACGGTTTTGAATTGGGTTTGGGTTTTGAATCCGCAGCGGTGCAGGGAACTTCGTTTCATCAGGGTTCGCAAGAAGCTTATGGCGGGATTCGCGGGGGAATATCGACAGGGGAGTCCATTCTTCTCAGAGTTTCTTTTAAGCCCACCAGTTCGATTTTGGATGTCGCAAAAAAAGGCCGTCACGATCCCTGCATCGTCACGCGTGCCATTCCGGTTCTCGAGGCCATGACATGGCTCGTGTTGGCAGACCACTATTTGTGGTCTAAAACCGATAGAATATAA
- the aroF gene encoding 3-deoxy-7-phosphoheptulonate synthase has protein sequence MEIQTMQTSPSTQIVNIGGFDIGGPNFTVIAGPCSIESPAQFMETANGVKASGAHLLRGGIWKMRTSSKDFQGLGSAAFDFVKNVCKETNMSLVSEVTDIRQIEEIYDLVECFQVGSRSMQNYELLRELGKQRKPVLLKRGLSAYINEWIKAAEYITNGGNQNVILCERGIRTFETATRNTLDLNAVAYAKRNTNLPVIVDPSHAVGIRALVPDLACAAAAVGADGIIVEVHPRPAEALSDGMQALTLSDFSAMMKKLDKILTAIDRPLHKVTEHAH, from the coding sequence ATGGAAATTCAAACTATGCAAACAAGTCCCTCAACCCAAATAGTCAATATTGGCGGGTTTGATATCGGTGGTCCCAACTTCACAGTGATCGCTGGTCCATGCTCTATCGAAAGCCCTGCGCAATTCATGGAAACGGCCAACGGAGTCAAGGCATCCGGTGCTCACTTACTTCGTGGTGGTATTTGGAAAATGAGAACCTCATCCAAAGACTTCCAAGGATTGGGTTCCGCTGCATTCGATTTCGTTAAGAACGTCTGCAAAGAGACCAACATGAGCCTTGTCTCTGAAGTGACTGACATCCGTCAAATCGAAGAAATCTACGATCTGGTAGAGTGCTTCCAAGTCGGTTCACGCAGCATGCAAAACTATGAATTGCTTCGTGAGCTGGGCAAACAAAGAAAACCAGTTCTTTTGAAACGCGGTTTATCTGCTTACATCAACGAATGGATCAAAGCTGCTGAGTACATCACCAATGGTGGCAATCAAAACGTCATCCTTTGCGAGCGCGGTATCCGTACTTTTGAAACTGCGACTCGTAACACGTTGGATTTAAATGCTGTTGCTTACGCAAAAAGAAATACAAATCTTCCGGTGATCGTGGATCCTTCTCATGCAGTGGGTATTCGCGCTTTGGTTCCTGATCTGGCTTGTGCTGCAGCCGCGGTAGGAGCTGACGGAATCATCGTTGAAGTTCATCCTCGTCCCGCAGAAGCTCTTTCTGATGGCATGCAAGCTCTTACGTTGAGCGACTTCAGCGCGATGATGAAAAAACTTGATAAAATTCTGACAGCAATCGACAGACCTCTTCACAAGGTGACTGAACATGCCCACTAA
- a CDS encoding shikimate kinase, which translates to MITVVIGHRGTGKTELMKRLQVSLPAGSAEFVDLDHEIEMKIGKTIMELFLEHGEAYFRELERQLFLETLQKPHKDMYLFVGAGFDVNVLPETVRTLWVRRKTDLDGRIFLNRPRLNPEMSPLEEFLKRAKQREENYAKVADEVYLMPEGLFENHHFVLGVEKAILTHTATHIGGCLTLLPSLHDKPLRWQMFKDRFAQKGIELFELRDDFLTLERIQQTLQEMPGEKFLFSFREVKDRREFWTSPEWSQILARSTWIDWPLELGSPEEVLNHVPKEKLIISCHDMNEFEALQSYENLAAHLKFAPIVKSYSELWVYHQWQKAVSSHRSFLPRSENGRWAWYRQLQIDQQLINFWRDGEGSAGDQPSLFQWLMTPQHPVNFAAVLGAPVEHSFTPIEHAEFFHKRNLPVFAVHIEREEWDEAMPILQKLGLQYAAVTAPHKEAAAKWCGHKELFALNTLYFNKGKQQWVGTSTDDAGFLELIEGVGMIAPLQKEIFVWGGGGTLGMIQKALPHASYFSSRQGAARPGTEDLEGVKPKILIWAAPRGPETVLPPKEWDPAMVYDLNYKEDSMGREYAQLSGANYQSGLTMFIAQAQLQRVFWQKCEDDL; encoded by the coding sequence ATGATTACGGTCGTGATCGGTCACCGCGGAACTGGAAAAACGGAATTGATGAAGCGCTTGCAGGTTTCCTTGCCAGCGGGCTCCGCTGAGTTCGTGGATCTCGATCATGAAATAGAAATGAAGATTGGCAAGACGATCATGGAGCTTTTCCTGGAACATGGAGAAGCCTACTTCCGTGAGCTGGAGCGCCAATTGTTCCTGGAAACTTTGCAGAAGCCTCACAAGGACATGTATCTATTTGTCGGCGCCGGCTTTGACGTCAATGTTTTGCCGGAAACAGTGCGCACACTTTGGGTGCGTCGTAAAACCGATCTGGATGGACGAATTTTCCTCAATCGTCCCCGGTTGAATCCTGAGATGTCGCCTTTGGAAGAGTTCTTAAAGCGCGCGAAGCAGAGAGAAGAGAATTACGCGAAGGTCGCTGATGAAGTGTATCTGATGCCGGAAGGGCTTTTTGAAAACCATCACTTTGTACTGGGTGTTGAGAAAGCCATTCTGACTCATACGGCGACTCACATAGGTGGATGTTTGACGCTTCTTCCATCACTTCATGATAAGCCTTTGCGTTGGCAAATGTTTAAAGATCGATTCGCACAAAAAGGAATTGAACTGTTTGAATTGCGCGATGATTTTTTAACTCTCGAACGGATTCAACAAACCTTGCAGGAAATGCCTGGCGAGAAGTTTTTGTTTTCTTTCCGTGAGGTGAAAGATCGCAGAGAGTTTTGGACAAGTCCCGAGTGGTCTCAAATTTTAGCTCGTTCGACCTGGATCGATTGGCCTCTTGAACTGGGCAGCCCTGAGGAAGTTCTGAATCACGTTCCAAAAGAGAAACTGATCATTTCATGCCACGACATGAATGAGTTTGAGGCTTTGCAGTCTTATGAGAATCTGGCCGCTCATTTAAAGTTTGCTCCGATTGTAAAAAGCTATTCAGAACTTTGGGTTTATCACCAATGGCAAAAGGCCGTTTCATCGCATCGCAGTTTCTTGCCCAGATCAGAGAATGGTCGGTGGGCGTGGTACCGTCAATTGCAGATAGATCAGCAGCTTATCAACTTCTGGCGCGATGGTGAGGGCAGTGCCGGTGATCAACCTTCCTTGTTTCAATGGTTGATGACTCCACAGCATCCTGTGAATTTTGCTGCAGTCTTGGGGGCTCCCGTTGAGCACAGTTTCACTCCCATCGAGCATGCCGAATTCTTCCATAAAAGAAATCTTCCAGTTTTTGCCGTTCATATTGAGCGCGAAGAGTGGGATGAAGCGATGCCCATTTTGCAGAAGCTGGGATTGCAATATGCCGCAGTCACGGCACCTCACAAAGAAGCAGCGGCAAAATGGTGTGGGCATAAAGAGCTTTTTGCCTTGAATACTTTGTACTTCAATAAAGGAAAGCAACAATGGGTTGGGACCTCGACAGACGACGCGGGATTCTTAGAACTTATTGAAGGTGTTGGTATGATCGCACCCTTGCAAAAAGAGATTTTTGTCTGGGGCGGGGGCGGAACCTTGGGCATGATTCAAAAAGCTCTGCCTCATGCGAGCTATTTTTCATCGCGACAAGGGGCTGCGCGCCCGGGAACAGAAGACCTTGAAGGTGTTAAGCCGAAGATTTTGATTTGGGCGGCACCGCGGGGGCCGGAAACAGTTCTTCCTCCGAAAGAGTGGGATCCTGCGATGGTTTATGATTTAAATTATAAAGAAGACTCCATGGGGCGTGAATATGCGCAACTCAGTGGGGCTAACTACCAGTCAGGTTTGACGATGTTTATCGCCCAGGCTCAATTGCAAAGAGTTTTCTGGCAAAAATGCGAGGATGATCTATGA
- the ubiE gene encoding bifunctional demethylmenaquinone methyltransferase/2-methoxy-6-polyprenyl-1,4-benzoquinol methylase UbiE: MPTNHSPNPEIIRSMFSKVAANYDKGNNVLSMGVHHLWRKKLVKYAGAKPGDKVLDCATGTGDLAIEFKKTVGNNGAVIGTDFCAEMLIPAPGKAKERGLEIQFEQADVTQLQYTDKTFDVSSISFGIRNVSDPVQALREMGRVTKSGGKVMVLEFGQVSIPVFGPLYNFYSQNILPKIGGLVTGQKDAYEYLQKSSAAFPCKDGFVDLMKESGQFSKMEYISLTGGIAYIYKGTVK, translated from the coding sequence ATGCCCACTAATCATTCTCCAAATCCTGAAATCATTCGTTCTATGTTCTCCAAAGTTGCGGCGAACTATGACAAAGGAAACAACGTTCTTTCTATGGGTGTGCATCACCTCTGGAGAAAGAAACTTGTTAAGTACGCAGGCGCAAAACCTGGCGACAAGGTTTTGGATTGCGCGACAGGCACCGGCGACCTGGCGATTGAATTCAAGAAAACAGTGGGCAATAACGGCGCTGTGATCGGTACCGATTTCTGCGCAGAGATGTTGATTCCGGCTCCAGGCAAAGCCAAAGAGCGTGGCCTTGAGATTCAATTCGAACAAGCTGACGTGACTCAACTTCAGTACACTGACAAGACTTTTGATGTTTCCAGCATCTCTTTCGGCATTCGCAATGTGAGCGATCCCGTGCAAGCTTTGCGCGAAATGGGTCGTGTGACGAAGTCTGGCGGCAAAGTGATGGTCCTTGAATTTGGACAGGTCAGCATTCCTGTGTTCGGTCCACTTTACAATTTCTATTCTCAAAACATCCTGCCTAAAATCGGCGGTCTCGTAACGGGCCAAAAAGATGCTTACGAGTATTTGCAGAAATCTTCTGCGGCCTTCCCCTGCAAAGACGGCTTCGTAGATTTGATGAAAGAAAGCGGTCAGTTCTCAAAGATGGAATACATCTCTCTAACTGGCGGCATCGCTTACATCTACAAAGGCACTGTTAAATAA
- a CDS encoding chorismate-binding protein, with amino-acid sequence MRHEGQWILIEGPFEPVKNANSSANSSEISVFWPDFYELEGKPLFQGTVTYELKSSDIQQICESYLRANAVSDGPQSKILGKAPWREPLQEHFATALISMLAKIKDGEIQKAVPAVFARTAQTVSPHDLAQMIFNLSKAPETLHVYGFWQNGEGVLGATPEVLFDFDFGILKTMALAGTCPKSESTERESLLKDPKEMQEHGLVVEDLKSRLAKWGSVKTEGPKILELPTLFHLKTDFVVKCHATPNFRKLTEELHPTPALGVAPRSAGYKWMAEYPGQEGRRGFGGPFAFFDQNKALCLVGIRNLQWNSEEAMIGSGCGVVAASELDREWRELFQKRLSVKKILGLEL; translated from the coding sequence TTGCGACATGAGGGCCAATGGATCCTCATTGAAGGCCCATTTGAACCTGTAAAAAATGCCAATTCGTCAGCTAATTCATCAGAGATTTCAGTATTTTGGCCCGATTTTTATGAACTCGAAGGCAAGCCCCTTTTTCAAGGAACTGTCACGTACGAACTAAAGAGCTCTGACATTCAGCAGATTTGCGAGAGTTATTTGCGCGCGAATGCAGTGAGTGACGGCCCCCAAAGCAAAATCCTAGGCAAGGCGCCATGGCGTGAGCCTCTGCAAGAGCACTTCGCGACGGCCTTAATTAGCATGCTTGCAAAAATCAAAGATGGTGAAATTCAAAAAGCAGTTCCGGCGGTGTTTGCGCGAACTGCACAAACAGTGAGTCCCCATGACCTCGCGCAGATGATTTTCAATCTAAGCAAAGCGCCTGAGACTTTGCATGTCTATGGGTTCTGGCAAAACGGCGAAGGCGTGCTGGGGGCGACTCCCGAGGTGTTGTTCGATTTTGATTTCGGAATTTTGAAAACCATGGCCTTGGCAGGCACGTGTCCAAAAAGTGAAAGCACAGAACGTGAATCCTTGCTTAAAGATCCGAAAGAAATGCAAGAGCATGGCTTGGTTGTTGAGGATCTAAAAAGTCGTTTGGCAAAATGGGGATCTGTGAAAACAGAGGGCCCAAAGATTTTAGAGCTTCCGACTTTGTTCCATCTCAAAACAGACTTTGTGGTGAAATGTCATGCAACGCCCAATTTCAGGAAACTGACTGAAGAGCTTCATCCGACTCCAGCATTGGGAGTGGCCCCACGTTCTGCGGGTTACAAGTGGATGGCCGAGTACCCAGGTCAAGAGGGACGCCGAGGATTCGGAGGTCCATTCGCCTTTTTCGACCAGAATAAGGCTCTGTGTCTTGTCGGCATTCGAAATTTACAGTGGAATAGCGAGGAAGCCATGATTGGTTCAGGGTGCGGCGTTGTTGCTGCCAGTGAATTGGATCGCGAGTGGCGAGAACTCTTTCAAAAACGTTTATCAGTGAAAAAGATTTTGGGGCTTGAATTATGA
- the menD gene encoding 2-succinyl-5-enolpyruvyl-6-hydroxy-3-cyclohexene-1-carboxylic-acid synthase yields the protein MTNMELAAKVIQELVDTGVREFVLCAGARNSPLVHILDENKNLKVYTFFEERSAAFFALGRIASSRRPVAIFTTSGTAVAELLPAAVEGTYSSLPLIMITADRPKHYRGSGAPQTIEQVGIFSYYNEVALDLDAENSHLSFKSLSWKKPIHVNVSFEEPLIDGPVPQIKIPAVAERTKLPGQTPLGTLKEMETFLNTHKPLVIVGILPEKAYGTVLEFLKQYKAPVYAEGISSLRGHPELQDILIQSGEQMIHRILQSGECDSILRIGGVPTVRLWRDLEDKYRKIPVFSVSFNHYTGLSREVQHVNSLDLLSQVEFTSKQHENVKVNFDDAAQAAKVRALLMKYPESEQGMIYSLSKKMKKSSVYLGNSLPIREWDSCADQDSPPLRVAANRGANGIDGQISTFMGWAHPETENWCLVGDLTAMYDLSALWVTSQVDAQKFRIVVINNGGGQIFSRMFKKEIFINKHQISFESWAKMWNWSYQQWHNIPVTTELADKQIIELLPNAQQTQDFWKELEALWKE from the coding sequence ATGACAAATATGGAACTTGCAGCAAAGGTCATTCAGGAGTTAGTGGACACTGGAGTTCGCGAATTTGTTTTATGTGCTGGAGCTCGAAACAGTCCCTTGGTGCATATTCTTGACGAGAATAAAAATCTTAAAGTTTATACGTTCTTTGAAGAGCGTTCTGCAGCTTTCTTTGCCTTGGGGCGAATCGCCAGCAGTCGTCGTCCGGTCGCAATCTTCACAACCTCTGGAACTGCCGTTGCAGAGCTTTTGCCAGCTGCAGTTGAGGGCACTTATTCATCTTTGCCATTGATCATGATTACTGCGGATCGTCCGAAGCACTATCGTGGCAGTGGGGCTCCGCAAACGATAGAGCAAGTTGGGATTTTTTCATACTACAATGAAGTGGCTTTGGATCTGGATGCAGAGAATTCGCATCTTTCTTTCAAAAGTCTTTCATGGAAAAAACCAATTCACGTCAACGTCAGTTTTGAAGAGCCTTTGATTGATGGGCCGGTTCCGCAAATTAAGATTCCAGCAGTCGCAGAGCGCACCAAGCTTCCAGGACAGACTCCACTTGGAACTTTGAAAGAGATGGAAACTTTCTTGAATACTCACAAACCTTTGGTGATCGTGGGGATTCTTCCAGAAAAAGCTTATGGCACCGTTTTGGAGTTTTTGAAACAATACAAAGCGCCAGTTTATGCGGAAGGCATCTCAAGTCTTCGTGGGCATCCAGAGCTTCAGGATATTTTGATTCAATCCGGAGAACAGATGATTCACCGAATTCTGCAATCTGGGGAGTGCGATTCCATCTTGCGCATCGGTGGCGTTCCTACGGTGCGTTTGTGGCGCGATCTTGAAGATAAATATAGAAAAATCCCGGTTTTCTCGGTCAGCTTTAATCACTACACGGGTTTAAGTCGTGAAGTCCAACACGTTAATTCATTGGATTTGCTAAGTCAGGTGGAGTTCACCTCGAAGCAACATGAAAATGTAAAAGTGAATTTTGATGATGCTGCCCAAGCAGCCAAAGTCAGAGCTTTGCTGATGAAATATCCTGAGTCTGAGCAGGGTATGATTTATTCTTTGTCGAAGAAAATGAAAAAAAGCTCTGTGTATCTTGGAAATTCACTACCGATTCGTGAGTGGGATTCTTGTGCAGATCAGGATTCGCCTCCTTTGCGTGTAGCTGCGAATCGCGGAGCAAATGGTATCGACGGACAGATCTCGACGTTCATGGGCTGGGCTCATCCAGAGACTGAAAATTGGTGCCTTGTTGGGGATTTGACAGCAATGTATGATTTATCGGCACTTTGGGTCACTTCTCAGGTCGATGCTCAGAAGTTCCGTATTGTCGTTATCAACAATGGTGGGGGACAAATCTTCTCTCGCATGTTCAAAAAAGAGATTTTCATAAACAAACACCAGATTTCTTTCGAATCTTGGGCAAAGATGTGGAATTGGTCTTATCAGCAGTGGCATAATATTCCAGTAACAACTGAGTTGGCTGATAAACAGATCATCGAACTTTTGCCGAATGCGCAACAAACGCAGGATTTTTGGAAGGAGCTGGAAGCTCTGTGGAAAGAGTAA
- a CDS encoding 1,4-dihydroxy-2-naphthoyl-CoA synthase, which yields MVSDIFNPEWWTEVPGFKFQDITYHRAKDQGTVRIAFNRPEVRNAFRPQTVDELYTALEHARVTPDVGVVLITGNGPSPKDGGWAFCSGGDQRIRGKDGYKYEDKEAVGKADLARLGRLHILEVQRLIRFMPKVVVAVVPGWSVGGGHSLHVVCDLTLASQEHAIFKQTDPDVASFDSGYGSAYLAKMVGQKRAREIFFLGRNYSAQEAFDMGMVNAVIPHKDLEKVALEWAKEMNSKSPTAMRMLKYGFNMVDDGLVGQQLFAGEATRLAYGTEEAVEGRNSFVEKRPKDFSKFPWHY from the coding sequence ATGGTTTCCGATATTTTTAATCCTGAGTGGTGGACTGAAGTTCCTGGTTTTAAATTTCAAGATATTACATATCACCGCGCCAAAGATCAGGGCACCGTTCGCATTGCCTTTAACAGACCGGAAGTGCGCAATGCCTTTAGACCGCAAACCGTGGATGAACTTTATACGGCCTTGGAGCATGCTCGCGTCACTCCGGATGTAGGGGTTGTTCTTATCACGGGCAATGGTCCTTCACCCAAAGACGGTGGCTGGGCTTTCTGTTCAGGGGGCGATCAACGCATTCGCGGTAAAGATGGCTACAAGTACGAAGATAAAGAAGCTGTTGGCAAGGCGGACCTGGCTCGTTTGGGTCGTTTGCATATTCTGGAAGTTCAGCGTTTGATTCGCTTTATGCCGAAGGTGGTTGTGGCCGTGGTTCCGGGTTGGTCCGTGGGTGGCGGGCATTCGCTGCATGTTGTTTGTGATCTTACCTTGGCCAGCCAAGAGCATGCGATCTTTAAACAGACAGATCCTGATGTGGCCAGCTTCGACAGCGGTTATGGCTCGGCTTATCTGGCAAAAATGGTGGGACAAAAACGTGCTCGTGAAATCTTCTTCTTGGGGCGCAACTACTCTGCGCAGGAAGCTTTTGATATGGGGATGGTGAATGCCGTGATTCCTCATAAAGATTTGGAAAAAGTCGCCTTGGAATGGGCGAAGGAAATGAATTCGAAGAGCCCAACAGCTATGAGAATGCTCAAATATGGCTTCAACATGGTTGATGACGGTCTCGTTGGTCAGCAATTGTTTGCCGGTGAGGCAACTCGTCTTGCCTATGGTACTGAAGAAGCAGTCGAAGGTCGCAATTCCTTCGTAGAGAAACGTCCTAAAGACTTCTCTAAATTCCCTTGGCACTACTAG